CCTTTCGCGCCGCCGCCATCGAGCAGATCTCCCTGTGGGGGGAGCGCTTGGGTGTCGATGTCGTGCAGTCCCAGGCCGGGGCCGACCCGGCCTCGGTGGTGTTCGATTCCCTCAAGGCCGCCAAGGCCCGCGGCGTCGACGAAGTGCTGGTCGACACCGCCGGCCGGCTGCACACCAAGGAATATCTGATGAAGGAGCTCGGCAAGATCGGCCGTGTGATCGATCGTGAAGCCGAGGGCTGGCCGCGGCGTACGGTCCTGGTGCTCGACGCCACCACCGGCCAGAACGCCTTGTCGCAGGCCCGCACCTTCCGCGACGTGGTGCCGATCGATGGTGTGCTGCTCGCCAAGCTCGACGGCACCGCCAAGGGCGGCATGGCGGTGGCGGTGGCTCGCGAGCTCCGTCTACCGGTGCTCTACCTTGGGGTCGGTGAGACTCCGGACGACCTGGTGGAGTTTCGCCCCCGGGAGTTCGCCTCTGCCCTCCTCGGCTGAGTATCTGGACCGCGCCCTGCGGCTGGCGGCTCGCGGGCGCTATCGCACCTCCCCCAACCCGATGGTGGGAGCCGTTCTGGTGCGCCACGGCGAGGTGGTAGGGGAGGGCTACCACCGTCGCGTCGGTGGCCCCCATGCGGAGGTCGAAGCGCTGGCGCGGGCTGGCGACGAGGCCCGCGACAGCACCCTCTATGTCACCCTCGAGCCGTGCTCCCATCGCGGGCGCACGCCGCCCTGCAGCGACGCCGTGATCGCCGCCGGCGTGCGGCGGGTGGTGGCCTGTCACCGGGATCCGGACCGGCGGGTCGCGGGACGCGGTTTCGAGCGCCTGCGTGCCGCCGGGATCGCCGTCGAGATCGGCGAGCGGGCGGCGGCGGCGGTGCGTTTGAATCTCGCCTTCGTGACCTCGTGCCTGCTGGCGCGGCCGGCGGTGACCCTCAAGTGGGCGATGAGTCTCGACGGCAAGATCGCGACCGTCTCCGGAGACAGTCAGTGGATCTCGTCGCCGCCGTCGCGACGCTGGTCGCTCGACCTGCGGGAGAGCCATGACGCCATTCTGGTGGGCAGCGAGACGGCGCTGGCGGACGACCCTCGCCTGACCCGGCGGCTGGGTAAGGCCGACGGTCCCATTCTGCGCATCGTGCTCGATCGCAGGTTGCGCTTGCCGGCTGATCGGCGCATGCTGTCGGAGGCTGGCGAAGTGCTGATATACACTGCCGCCGAGGCGCCGGAGGAGCGGCGCGAGAGCCTCCGGCGAGCCGGGGCACGAGTCGTCGTTCTGGCCCGGCCCGAGGTGCCGGAGGTGCTGCGGGATCTCCATCGCCGGGGAGTTCGCAGCCTGCTCGTCGAAGGCGGCGGGGAGGTCGCCGCGGCGTTTCTCGAAGCCGGTCTCTACGATCGCGTGGCGGTGGCGGTGGCGCCGCTTCTGATCGGTGGCCGCAGCGCGCCGGGGCCCCTTGCCGGTGCCGGGATGGATCCGCTGTCGTCGGCGCCACGACTCGAAGACCTGACCATCCGCCAGCGCGGACCTGACCGCATCATCGAAGGATACCGAGCAGAATGTTTACCGGCCTTGTTGTCGAGCGTGGAATCGTAGCCGAGGCGCCGCAGCCCTCGGGACAGGGCGGCAAGCGCTTGGTGATCGCCCATAGCGCCGAGCTCGGTGCACGCCTCGACCTCGGCGCCAGCTTGGCGGTTTCCGGGGTCTGCCTGACCATCACCGCGCGCGACGGTGAGCGCTCGACCGTCGAGCTGGCTCCGGAGACCCTCGCCCGGACCAATCTCGATCGCCTCGCCGCCGGTTCGGCGGTCAACCTCGAGCCTGCCCTGCGCATGGGCGATGCCCTCGGCGGCCACTGGGTTCAGGGGCACGTCGATAGCTGGGTCGAGGTCATCGAACGACGCGATCTGACGGAGCACCGCTGGTTGACCTTCGCCCTGCCGGAATCGCAGGCGCCGTACCTGGTGGAGAAGGGATCGGTGACCCTCGACGGCGTCAGCCTGACCGTCGCGGCGGTCGGTGAGGGCGATTTCTCGGTGACCTTGATTCCTCACACCCTCGAGGTCACCACCCTCGGAGAATGTGTCGTCGGGAGCCGCCTCAATCTGGAGGTCGATGTGCTCGCCAAGTACATCGAGCGCGCGCTTCAGGTGCGCGGAGTCGGCTCGTGATGGCGGCGCCGCCGGCCATCCGGTGGCAGCCGACGCCGGTCGAGCCGAGCTCTTTCTGGGTGGCGTGGCGACCGGCGCGCTGGCCCTATCCGGCCACTCCCTGGAGCGACGTTTCGCTGGCCACCCTCGGCGTCACCGCGACGTCCCGCGATCCGGAGCTTGCGGCGCAGGAAGGGGAGGAGCTGCCTTCCCTGGTCTACTGTCCGCCAGTGGCGCCAGCCGCCGAGGAGCAGCGTTTCCGCTGGGCCGAAGAGCGCCTCGCCGCCGGCACGCGAGTTCTCTATCAGTGTCCGACCGGTGAAACGCCGCCGGCCGTACCGGCCGCGGCCGACGTGCTGTGGGATCCCCTGCCGGAGCTCCTCGCGGGCGAGGACATCCACTGGCCCGAGGTCTCCGCGGGATTGGCCGTTTGGCCCTTGGTCGCGGGCCTGAGCGCCGACCCTGAGCGCTGGCTGCCGGAGCTCGGTCGCCTTCGACGGGCAGGCTTCGAAACGGTTCAAGGGCTCGTCCTCGAGCTCG
This genomic stretch from Acidobacteriota bacterium harbors:
- the ftsY gene encoding signal recognition particle-docking protein FtsY, with the translated sequence MSNDTLELAPERKLPDGEGEKKGFWKKLKRGLLMTHTEILDKMNAALEGRATLDEDTLEYLEEALISADIGVETSLELVERIKADVKAHQGADLLRLREMLVDEMSLLLLDAALPAGRKPAESRSDGPLVTLVIGVNGVGKTTSIAKLARHAQGRGKKVLMAAGDTFRAAAIEQISLWGERLGVDVVQSQAGADPASVVFDSLKAAKARGVDEVLVDTAGRLHTKEYLMKELGKIGRVIDREAEGWPRRTVLVLDATTGQNALSQARTFRDVVPIDGVLLAKLDGTAKGGMAVAVARELRLPVLYLGVGETPDDLVEFRPREFASALLG
- the ribD gene encoding bifunctional diaminohydroxyphosphoribosylaminopyrimidine deaminase/5-amino-6-(5-phosphoribosylamino)uracil reductase RibD, with the translated sequence MRLRTTWWSFAPGSSPLPSSAEYLDRALRLAARGRYRTSPNPMVGAVLVRHGEVVGEGYHRRVGGPHAEVEALARAGDEARDSTLYVTLEPCSHRGRTPPCSDAVIAAGVRRVVACHRDPDRRVAGRGFERLRAAGIAVEIGERAAAAVRLNLAFVTSCLLARPAVTLKWAMSLDGKIATVSGDSQWISSPPSRRWSLDLRESHDAILVGSETALADDPRLTRRLGKADGPILRIVLDRRLRLPADRRMLSEAGEVLIYTAAEAPEERRESLRRAGARVVVLARPEVPEVLRDLHRRGVRSLLVEGGGEVAAAFLEAGLYDRVAVAVAPLLIGGRSAPGPLAGAGMDPLSSAPRLEDLTIRQRGPDRIIEGYRAECLPALLSSVES
- a CDS encoding riboflavin synthase — translated: MFTGLVVERGIVAEAPQPSGQGGKRLVIAHSAELGARLDLGASLAVSGVCLTITARDGERSTVELAPETLARTNLDRLAAGSAVNLEPALRMGDALGGHWVQGHVDSWVEVIERRDLTEHRWLTFALPESQAPYLVEKGSVTLDGVSLTVAAVGEGDFSVTLIPHTLEVTTLGECVVGSRLNLEVDVLAKYIERALQVRGVGS